Proteins encoded in a region of the Marinococcus sp. PL1-022 genome:
- a CDS encoding catalase, with the protein MADRKNVQTTGSGAPVGDNQNSLTAGNRGPTLIQDVHLLEKLAHFNRERIPERVVHAKGGGAHGVFEVTNDEISKYTKADFLSEKGKETPMFIRFSTVAGESGSADTVRDPRGFSVKFYTEEGNYDLVGNNTPIFFIRDAIKFPDFIHTQKRDPQTHLKDPDMAFDFWSLSPESLHQITYLHGDRGIPATWRHMNGYGSHTFKWVNDQGEAFWVKYHFISDQGVKNLDEPTANQIAGENPDYHTEDLFNAIEEGDYPSWTLYVQIMPYEEALTYKWDPFDVTKIWSKEDYPRIEVGRMTLNKNPENYFAEVEQAAFSPGHFVPGIEASPDKMLQGRLFSYSDAHRYRVGANHEQIPVNKPVSGTNNYQRDGFMRTDDNGGGSKNYEPNSYGGPTEDAAAEISPFDVEGKVASTPYPDDDHYTQAGDLYRMMSEDEKQRLVDAFVGHMKPVRKDEIIKRQLEIFYKADPDYGRRIAEGLGYKVPQEEA; encoded by the coding sequence ATGGCTGATCGTAAAAATGTACAAACAACCGGTTCAGGTGCTCCGGTAGGAGATAACCAGAACTCGTTGACAGCAGGAAACAGAGGCCCTACTCTTATTCAGGACGTACACCTTTTAGAAAAACTTGCTCACTTTAACCGCGAGCGTATTCCTGAGCGTGTTGTTCACGCCAAAGGCGGCGGAGCTCACGGGGTTTTTGAAGTGACAAACGATGAAATTTCTAAATATACCAAAGCCGATTTCTTAAGCGAAAAAGGAAAAGAAACGCCGATGTTCATCCGTTTTTCCACAGTGGCGGGCGAATCCGGTTCAGCGGACACAGTACGTGACCCGCGCGGTTTCTCCGTAAAATTCTATACAGAAGAAGGTAACTACGACCTCGTAGGTAACAACACACCGATCTTCTTTATTCGTGACGCTATCAAGTTCCCGGATTTCATCCACACACAAAAACGTGATCCGCAGACGCACTTGAAGGATCCGGATATGGCATTTGACTTCTGGTCCCTTTCTCCAGAATCGCTGCACCAGATCACGTATCTGCACGGTGACCGTGGTATTCCGGCAACGTGGCGCCACATGAATGGCTACGGCAGCCACACGTTTAAGTGGGTTAACGACCAGGGAGAAGCATTCTGGGTAAAATACCACTTTATCAGTGATCAGGGCGTTAAAAACCTTGACGAGCCAACAGCAAATCAAATAGCTGGGGAAAACCCAGACTATCATACAGAAGATCTGTTCAACGCTATTGAAGAAGGAGATTATCCTTCCTGGACACTGTATGTACAGATTATGCCTTATGAAGAAGCACTCACGTACAAATGGGATCCGTTTGATGTAACTAAAATCTGGTCGAAGGAAGACTACCCACGTATTGAAGTCGGCCGTATGACATTAAACAAAAATCCTGAAAACTACTTCGCAGAAGTAGAGCAGGCTGCTTTTTCCCCGGGACACTTTGTGCCTGGTATTGAAGCTTCCCCGGATAAAATGCTGCAGGGACGTCTGTTCTCTTACTCTGACGCTCACCGCTACCGCGTAGGCGCCAACCATGAGCAGATTCCGGTTAACAAGCCAGTAAGCGGCACAAATAACTATCAGCGCGACGGCTTTATGCGTACGGACGACAATGGCGGCGGTTCGAAGAACTATGAACCAAACAGCTATGGCGGACCGACCGAAGACGCAGCAGCAGAAATCAGCCCGTTTGATGTAGAAGGTAAGGTTGCAAGCACGCCTTATCCTGACGACGATCACTACACGCAGGCTGGCGACTTGTACCGCATGATGAGCGAGGACGAAAAGCAGCGTCTCGTAGACGCATTCGTGGGCCACATGAAACCAGTCCGCAAGGATGAAATTATCAAACGTCAACTGGAAATCTTCTACAAAGCGGATCCGGATTACGGACGCCGTATTGCAGAAGGACTTGGCTATAAAGTACCACAAGAAGAAGCGTAA
- a CDS encoding Cof-type HAD-IIB family hydrolase: MFSMVAIDLDGTLLNSENQLDDKTIQALETAVENGIDIVIATGRAHFDVWSILENTSLYPWVISANGAAIHSPDRELYISVPLPKDTGMEVLSWLHQQEFYYEAFTEKAIYTPHNSRKLLQIEQDRIKSANPHADTASMQKAAERQYSQTGFSFIESYLDLHDMNISLYNILAVSFIEEKRQAGIDHFKYREDLTLVTSGDHNFEVEHTGASKGLALERLATELAVPLKDTAAIGDNYNDISMLETAGYAVAIGNAVDEVKTMSDHIVGTNDEYGVAEALTYMMNS; the protein is encoded by the coding sequence ATGTTTTCAATGGTCGCAATTGACTTGGACGGAACTCTTTTGAACAGCGAAAATCAATTGGATGACAAAACGATACAAGCACTTGAAACAGCCGTCGAAAACGGCATCGATATCGTCATTGCTACAGGCAGAGCCCACTTTGACGTATGGAGCATTCTTGAAAATACTTCTCTTTATCCATGGGTGATTTCTGCGAACGGCGCCGCTATTCACTCCCCGGACCGTGAGCTGTATATCTCCGTGCCTCTCCCAAAAGATACAGGCATGGAAGTGCTTTCGTGGCTTCATCAGCAGGAATTTTATTATGAAGCGTTTACAGAAAAGGCTATTTACACCCCCCACAACAGCCGGAAACTGCTTCAAATCGAGCAGGACCGGATCAAAAGTGCCAACCCGCATGCAGATACAGCCTCCATGCAGAAGGCAGCGGAACGACAGTACAGCCAAACCGGATTTTCTTTTATTGAAAGCTATCTCGATCTGCATGATATGAACATTTCCCTGTATAATATTTTGGCCGTATCTTTTATCGAAGAAAAGCGCCAGGCAGGCATTGACCACTTTAAATACCGGGAAGATTTAACCCTCGTCACCTCAGGTGATCATAATTTTGAGGTCGAACATACAGGTGCCTCGAAAGGGCTTGCGCTTGAAAGACTTGCTACAGAGCTTGCTGTACCGTTAAAAGATACCGCTGCCATCGGTGACAATTACAATGATATCAGTATGCTTGAAACAGCCGGCTATGCCGTCGCTATCGGAAACGCTGTGGATGAAGTCAAAACCATGAGCGACCATATTGTTGGCACAAACGATGAATACGGTGTCGCGGAAGCCCTTACATACATGATGAATTCTTAA
- a CDS encoding IS30 family transposase has product MSYSHLTMIERGQLEALTSLHWSIRRIAAFLGRHPSTISRERRRQASSDTYQAAQAQKAYHQRRKACGRKGKATPELLQAITHHLHATWSPEQIARYAPGVTVGCGTIYRWLYQGLLAKGDLRCLRQKGKRKKVRESRGRFTVGRRIEERPAVVETRQTFGHWEMDTIVSSRGKSKGCLVTLTERKSRYLLAVPMPDRRSGTVATAVETLMDQYPRGVFESITVDRGKEFACFPALEARSVPVYFADPYAAWQRGTNENTNGLLREFFPKGMDLARLSQQEVDYVIGLIHRRPRNCLHGNTTENVFHEEVLRLN; this is encoded by the coding sequence ATGAGCTACTCTCATCTTACCATGATCGAACGAGGACAACTAGAGGCTCTGACGAGCCTCCACTGGTCGATCCGGCGAATTGCGGCTTTTCTGGGCCGGCATCCATCGACCATTTCCCGGGAACGCCGGCGCCAGGCATCCTCCGATACGTATCAGGCCGCTCAGGCGCAGAAAGCCTATCATCAACGGCGGAAGGCCTGCGGGCGAAAAGGCAAAGCGACGCCCGAGCTGCTTCAAGCCATTACCCATCATCTCCATGCCACCTGGTCGCCCGAACAAATTGCCCGGTACGCCCCGGGGGTTACGGTGGGATGCGGGACGATCTATCGATGGCTGTACCAGGGGTTATTGGCGAAGGGAGACCTGCGCTGCCTTCGCCAGAAGGGCAAACGGAAGAAAGTGCGGGAAAGCCGTGGCCGTTTCACGGTCGGCCGGCGCATCGAGGAACGCCCTGCCGTGGTCGAGACCCGACAAACCTTTGGCCACTGGGAAATGGATACCATTGTTTCATCGCGTGGAAAAAGCAAGGGCTGCCTGGTGACGCTCACCGAACGCAAAAGCCGGTACCTGTTAGCTGTTCCCATGCCGGACCGGCGGTCCGGAACCGTAGCCACTGCCGTGGAAACACTGATGGACCAGTATCCTCGTGGTGTCTTTGAAAGCATAACGGTGGACCGGGGCAAAGAATTCGCCTGCTTTCCCGCCCTCGAAGCCCGGAGCGTGCCCGTCTATTTCGCCGACCCCTATGCCGCCTGGCAGCGGGGAACCAATGAAAATACCAACGGCCTTCTCCGGGAATTTTTCCCGAAGGGCATGGATTTAGCTCGCCTCAGCCAGCAGGAAGTGGACTACGTCATCGGACTGATTCATCGCCGCCCCAGAAATTGTCTACATGGGAATACCACGGAAAATGTGTTTCATGAAGAAGTGTTGCGCTTAAATTGA